In one Brevibacillus choshinensis genomic region, the following are encoded:
- a CDS encoding CehA/McbA family metallohydrolase domain-containing protein: MLPRFKAITVLALSMSILAQGLPVAAKELEDKDQKNVHGRWMKGEYHAHTFQSDDAQQSLESVLDHAFTYGMDWIAISDHLRTSARDDEGNAIAGGPIPLSQGIIQYQAPKIKQLQSEGKYRNKIIFSGFEWDMPTYEHVGIGIVGDKSGSEKSLKAVNQFEYLFTNRDEKMFDPRDVAAWEKKDQRAYTTAQDARTALAWLEKNYKKSSYAIMNHPSRKKVYTISDFRDFNNIAPNVAFGFEGMPGNQMEPDRGGLNLDTPENRTYGGSDYMLAKVGGSWDALLGEGRHFWNFSNSDSHFEISDNRLYSSGYWPGQYAKNYTWVNGTTMQSVLDGMRSGKSFSVYGDLIDALDFRIQGGGKESEMGQELIVKKGQKAEITIRFKSPKKNNNGDPVRVDHVDLIAGDVTGKAVQGTPAYNKATNDTTKVVKRFTSKDWKTDRNGYNVITFTWKADKNQYFRLRGTNLGVNVPGETSNGEPLMDPKTDIADNETRFAEINKRNYQDLWFYSNPIFVTVKPEKK; the protein is encoded by the coding sequence ATGTTGCCTAGATTCAAAGCGATCACCGTTTTGGCTCTCAGTATGAGCATTCTTGCGCAAGGTCTGCCTGTAGCAGCAAAAGAGTTAGAGGATAAAGATCAAAAGAACGTGCATGGCAGATGGATGAAAGGGGAGTATCACGCTCATACTTTTCAATCCGACGATGCACAGCAGTCGCTAGAAAGTGTGCTCGACCATGCATTCACATATGGTATGGACTGGATCGCGATTTCCGATCACTTGAGAACATCTGCAAGAGATGACGAAGGGAACGCGATCGCGGGTGGACCCATTCCGTTGTCGCAGGGGATCATTCAATATCAAGCACCAAAAATAAAACAGCTACAGAGCGAGGGCAAGTACCGTAATAAAATCATCTTCTCGGGATTTGAATGGGACATGCCTACTTACGAGCACGTCGGGATTGGTATTGTCGGTGACAAGTCGGGATCCGAGAAAAGCTTGAAAGCTGTCAATCAGTTCGAGTATTTGTTTACCAACAGAGACGAGAAGATGTTCGATCCAAGGGACGTAGCTGCTTGGGAAAAGAAGGATCAAAGAGCCTACACCACAGCTCAAGACGCTCGTACCGCACTCGCATGGCTTGAGAAGAATTATAAGAAGAGCAGCTACGCCATTATGAATCATCCCTCTCGAAAAAAGGTGTATACCATTTCGGATTTCCGCGATTTTAACAATATTGCACCCAATGTCGCATTCGGTTTTGAAGGCATGCCCGGAAACCAAATGGAACCAGATCGAGGCGGCTTGAATTTGGACACGCCTGAAAATCGGACGTACGGCGGTTCCGATTACATGCTGGCTAAGGTTGGCGGTTCTTGGGATGCCCTTCTTGGAGAAGGACGACACTTCTGGAACTTTTCCAATTCGGACTCCCATTTCGAAATCAGTGATAACCGTCTCTACTCCAGTGGTTACTGGCCCGGTCAGTACGCGAAGAATTATACGTGGGTAAACGGAACCACCATGCAGTCTGTACTGGATGGCATGAGATCTGGCAAATCATTTTCTGTCTATGGAGATCTGATTGACGCATTGGATTTCCGAATTCAAGGTGGCGGCAAGGAATCCGAAATGGGCCAAGAACTTATTGTCAAAAAAGGACAAAAGGCGGAGATTACGATCCGCTTCAAGAGCCCGAAAAAGAATAACAACGGCGATCCTGTTCGTGTGGATCACGTGGATCTGATTGCAGGAGATGTAACCGGTAAAGCAGTGCAAGGCACACCTGCGTATAACAAGGCCACAAACGATACAACAAAAGTCGTGAAGCGCTTCACAAGCAAGGATTGGAAAACCGATCGCAATGGTTACAACGTCATCACCTTTACCTGGAAAGCGGATAAGAATCAATACTTTCGCCTCAGAGGAACCAATCTAGGGGTGAATGTCCCAGGTGAGACGAGCAACGGAGAGCCATTGATGGATCCCAAGACAGACATTGCGGACAACGAGACGCGATTTGCCGAGATCAACAAACGGAATTATCAAGACTTGTGGTTCTATTCCAATCCTATTTTTGTTACTGTGAAACCTGAGAAGAAGTAG
- the arcC gene encoding carbamate kinase has protein sequence MGELVIVAIGGNALVRENGRDSIQDQYEAVRETVTHIADMIEEGYKVVVTHGNGPQVGFAMRRCEIANEITGMPTIPLVNCVAETQGGIGYQIQQALTNEFAKRGMKQKVASVITQVEVSIDDPNFQNPTKPVGSFFTLEQSEAMKAEHPDWVMVEDSGRGYRRVVPSPRPIDIIEKDAIKSLIDSGYVVIAAGGGGIPVVKKGDNEYDGIDAVIDKDFATSLLAEQIHAETLIITTGVPRVCINFGKPDQKALEQISVEETKKYIEQDHFAKGSMLPKIEASLSFLEKNGSRVIITNPESLKEAVNNKAGTHIVR, from the coding sequence ATGGGAGAACTTGTTATTGTAGCCATCGGAGGCAACGCATTAGTCAGAGAAAATGGACGTGATTCGATTCAGGATCAGTATGAAGCTGTGAGAGAAACGGTCACCCATATTGCAGATATGATCGAGGAAGGCTACAAGGTAGTCGTAACGCACGGCAACGGTCCGCAGGTCGGATTTGCGATGCGCCGTTGCGAGATTGCCAACGAAATTACCGGGATGCCTACGATTCCTTTGGTCAATTGCGTGGCAGAAACACAGGGTGGAATCGGTTACCAGATCCAGCAGGCGCTGACGAACGAATTTGCCAAGCGCGGGATGAAACAAAAAGTAGCGAGCGTCATCACACAAGTGGAAGTCAGCATCGATGATCCAAACTTCCAAAATCCTACGAAGCCAGTCGGCTCCTTCTTTACCCTGGAACAATCAGAAGCGATGAAGGCTGAGCATCCAGACTGGGTCATGGTGGAGGATTCCGGTCGGGGCTATCGTCGAGTCGTTCCTTCTCCGCGGCCGATTGATATCATCGAAAAGGATGCAATCAAGTCGCTGATTGATTCCGGCTACGTGGTGATTGCGGCAGGTGGAGGAGGCATTCCAGTCGTGAAAAAAGGCGACAATGAGTATGACGGGATCGATGCCGTCATCGACAAAGACTTTGCCACGAGCTTGCTGGCAGAGCAAATTCACGCTGAGACACTGATCATCACCACAGGAGTTCCTCGCGTCTGCATCAACTTCGGAAAACCGGATCAAAAAGCGTTGGAGCAAATCAGCGTGGAAGAAACCAAGAAGTATATCGAGCAGGATCACTTTGCCAAGGGCAGCATGCTGCCGAAGATCGAGGCGAGCCTGAGCTTTTTGGAGAAAAACGGGTCCAGAGTCATCATCACGAACCCGGAGAGCCTCAAGGAAGCAGTCAACAACAAGGCAGGCACTCACATTGTGAGATAA
- a CDS encoding YlbE family protein, whose translation MSKINELFSNKIHAINVGIEFFKDDIIKQQGSATHLEWKPPGGGKPELIAALDRLENAALAEKIEAANKLAVERIIQSQPMLVGFDQAINVVPGMTKTTILHAGPPITWDRMCGGMKGAVTGALVFEGLAKDIEEAEKVAASGAITFSPCHEHNCVGSMAGVTSASMYMHVVKNKTYGNVAYTNLSEQMSKILRMGANDESVITRLNWMRDVLGPMLREAMKIAGEIDLRLLLAQALHMGDECHNRNNAGTSLLIQALTPYILETDFTKEQKREVFDFVASSDYFSGPTWMALCKCALDAAHGIEHSTIVTTMARNGVEFGIRVSGMPGNTWFTGPAQKVVGPMFAGYKPEDSGLDIGDSAITETYGIGGFAMAAAPAIVALVGGTVDEAIGFSTKMKEITTAENPNVTIPILNFQGVATGIDIRNVVQTGILPIINTAIAHKEAGIGMIGAGITYPPAEAFEKALLTLSERIS comes from the coding sequence ATGAGTAAAATCAATGAGCTGTTCTCAAATAAAATACATGCCATCAACGTAGGGATCGAATTCTTTAAAGATGACATCATCAAGCAGCAAGGAAGTGCGACGCATCTGGAATGGAAACCGCCAGGCGGTGGAAAGCCTGAATTAATCGCCGCTCTGGACAGACTGGAAAATGCTGCACTGGCAGAAAAAATCGAAGCAGCAAACAAGCTGGCAGTCGAGCGAATCATTCAATCGCAGCCGATGCTAGTTGGCTTCGACCAAGCAATCAATGTGGTTCCAGGCATGACGAAGACTACCATCCTGCACGCAGGACCACCGATTACGTGGGACCGTATGTGCGGAGGGATGAAGGGTGCCGTGACTGGCGCTCTCGTGTTCGAAGGCTTGGCAAAAGATATCGAAGAGGCCGAGAAGGTAGCGGCGTCTGGGGCGATTACTTTCTCCCCATGCCACGAGCATAATTGCGTAGGCTCCATGGCGGGTGTCACTTCTGCTTCGATGTACATGCATGTCGTCAAAAATAAAACATATGGCAACGTGGCTTATACAAACCTAAGTGAGCAAATGTCCAAAATTCTCCGAATGGGTGCAAATGACGAAAGTGTCATTACACGTCTGAACTGGATGCGCGACGTGCTCGGTCCGATGCTGCGCGAGGCGATGAAAATTGCCGGAGAGATCGATTTGCGCCTGCTGCTCGCCCAAGCGCTACACATGGGTGACGAGTGCCACAACCGGAATAATGCGGGTACGAGTTTGTTGATTCAAGCGCTGACGCCGTACATTTTAGAAACAGATTTCACCAAGGAGCAAAAGCGCGAAGTCTTTGATTTCGTCGCGAGCAGCGATTATTTCTCCGGTCCGACCTGGATGGCCTTGTGCAAATGCGCACTTGATGCGGCACATGGTATCGAACACAGCACGATCGTCACCACGATGGCCCGCAATGGCGTAGAATTCGGAATCCGTGTGAGCGGTATGCCAGGAAATACATGGTTTACGGGTCCGGCTCAAAAGGTAGTAGGGCCGATGTTTGCAGGGTACAAGCCGGAAGATTCCGGTCTGGATATCGGAGACAGCGCAATTACAGAGACATACGGTATCGGCGGATTCGCGATGGCAGCTGCTCCAGCGATTGTCGCATTGGTAGGCGGAACCGTGGATGAAGCAATTGGTTTCTCGACCAAGATGAAGGAAATCACGACAGCAGAGAACCCGAATGTAACGATTCCGATTCTGAATTTCCAAGGGGTAGCGACGGGTATCGATATTCGCAATGTGGTGCAAACGGGGATTCTACCGATCATCAATACAGCGATTGCCCACAAGGAAGCTGGAATTGGCATGATCGGAGCAGGGATTACGTACCCGCCTGCTGAGGCTTTTGAAAAAGCACTCCTGACCTTAAGCGAACGCATCAGCTAA
- a CDS encoding cytosine permease, protein MAQVEWKAAQEEAAREEWKSYGYSEDILPKSTAQRDWGTFSYITVWMGAVHNIMSYMTVAGFFALGLSVPEVFMAVMLSAIIVSAGYVLNGYSASKYGIPFAMLLRDSFGVKGSVIPALCRGLVAGVVFFGATTVVGAQSLNVIFAKIFPGYMTWGAGFDIFGLDFPTMLSYILLWLVTVLLFLGGMNILSVFSKYSSPVVYIFIIGAAIWAIWIAGGIGPIMDYVPVKPMENGLVFIACVSALVSNWAGPIVNIADLTQRAKTPRAPMIGLPIGMIVSYVLFAITCIGLIVGTEIAFGQPIFNIVDAIGKIENPFAVIVLILALNVGATGFVVFGNLLPAGLQMTALLPKWFTVKSAGIWTAVIGTLILPWKLVSSTETLYLFYSFIGSMYGPIAGIMLSSYYIERKRRLNLSTMYVKPGDNGEYSNGYNVVACTIMAISFILPMSGAFLKNVPLLSTLNQFAFFSGLILSFVLYTLCHRMNKPNGSVS, encoded by the coding sequence ATGGCACAGGTAGAATGGAAAGCAGCACAAGAAGAAGCAGCACGTGAAGAGTGGAAATCCTATGGGTATTCCGAAGATATTTTACCGAAGTCAACTGCACAAAGAGACTGGGGTACGTTTTCTTACATTACGGTCTGGATGGGCGCCGTTCATAACATCATGTCGTACATGACAGTAGCCGGGTTTTTCGCTCTCGGTCTGAGCGTGCCAGAGGTTTTTATGGCCGTGATGCTGTCTGCTATCATCGTTTCGGCTGGTTATGTGCTGAACGGCTACTCAGCTTCCAAGTACGGGATTCCGTTTGCGATGCTGTTGCGAGATTCATTCGGTGTAAAAGGTTCTGTCATTCCTGCGCTATGCCGCGGACTGGTGGCAGGGGTCGTCTTCTTTGGAGCAACGACAGTAGTAGGGGCGCAATCATTGAACGTGATTTTTGCGAAAATTTTTCCGGGCTACATGACCTGGGGAGCTGGATTTGACATATTCGGCTTGGATTTTCCCACGATGCTCTCCTACATTCTTTTATGGCTGGTCACGGTTTTATTGTTTTTAGGTGGAATGAACATCTTGAGTGTATTTAGCAAGTATTCGTCGCCTGTGGTGTACATCTTCATCATCGGGGCAGCGATCTGGGCCATCTGGATCGCAGGTGGTATCGGTCCTATTATGGACTATGTGCCAGTCAAGCCAATGGAGAATGGGCTCGTATTCATCGCATGCGTGAGTGCCTTGGTATCCAACTGGGCAGGTCCAATCGTCAACATCGCAGACCTGACACAACGGGCCAAAACGCCGCGAGCGCCGATGATTGGTCTTCCGATCGGGATGATCGTTTCTTATGTACTCTTTGCCATTACGTGCATCGGGCTGATTGTCGGAACCGAAATCGCATTTGGACAGCCGATCTTTAATATCGTCGACGCGATTGGCAAAATCGAAAATCCGTTTGCAGTCATCGTGCTGATTCTGGCCCTGAATGTAGGCGCTACTGGCTTTGTGGTATTTGGTAATCTGTTGCCTGCTGGCCTGCAAATGACGGCGCTCCTGCCAAAATGGTTTACGGTCAAGTCTGCAGGTATCTGGACAGCAGTGATTGGCACGCTTATTTTACCTTGGAAGCTGGTGTCGAGCACGGAGACGCTGTACTTGTTTTATAGCTTCATTGGCTCCATGTACGGACCGATTGCAGGGATCATGCTCTCGAGCTATTACATTGAACGGAAAAGAAGATTGAACTTGTCCACGATGTACGTGAAACCAGGTGATAACGGCGAGTACTCCAATGGATACAACGTCGTGGCCTGCACCATCATGGCAATCAGCTTCATTCTTCCGATGTCCGGCGCATTTCTCAAGAATGTCCCTCTGCTGTCTACGCTGAATCAATTTGCCTTTTTCAGTGGGCTGATTCTTTCCTTCGTACTCTATACACTTTGCCATCGCATGAACAAACCGAACGGAAGCGTTTCCTGA
- a CDS encoding DUF2877 domain-containing protein has protein sequence MNHAQALSGDAGFVKRIASSRFSGIVHSIFDKTINIQCSENGELYTIACNQLDNGPNTLVVDRKRFQNSGIAVNDQVLVSDGMVSVGKQFTISCQDHVVRWECVLPAYPSDQGSLLGNVAVMKDYLAAHGKTGGMKKVLQPANVFEAEVSRLLVSRSSQLVEDLAALRWSKAHEHSIGLVGLGPGLTPSGDDFLTGLFSVYHMPNIPRCLPHSFFAEIVLASAQRTNEISFMMLKKAAIGHVRESIVRLLQSIISGTTEEVVLSLGHVLNIGSSSGTDMALGLLSGLELQIEAGGNVCLSKS, from the coding sequence GTGAATCATGCTCAAGCATTGTCGGGCGATGCCGGTTTTGTAAAGAGGATCGCGAGCAGCAGGTTCAGCGGGATTGTACACAGCATCTTTGACAAGACCATCAACATTCAGTGTTCGGAAAATGGTGAGTTGTATACGATTGCCTGTAACCAATTGGATAACGGGCCCAATACGCTAGTGGTTGATCGTAAGCGCTTCCAAAATAGTGGTATTGCCGTGAATGACCAAGTGCTTGTCAGCGATGGCATGGTATCCGTGGGAAAGCAGTTCACCATCTCCTGTCAGGATCATGTAGTCAGATGGGAATGTGTGCTACCTGCTTATCCTTCTGATCAAGGAAGTCTTTTGGGAAATGTGGCAGTCATGAAGGATTACCTGGCCGCTCACGGAAAGACAGGCGGCATGAAAAAGGTGCTCCAACCAGCCAATGTATTTGAAGCGGAAGTCTCTCGGCTGTTGGTGTCACGGTCGAGCCAGCTCGTCGAAGATCTGGCTGCGCTCAGATGGTCTAAGGCGCACGAGCACTCCATTGGACTTGTCGGTCTTGGACCTGGGCTGACACCGTCAGGAGACGATTTCTTAACGGGATTGTTTAGCGTTTACCACATGCCGAACATCCCGCGTTGTTTGCCACATTCATTTTTCGCAGAGATCGTCCTAGCCTCTGCTCAGCGGACGAATGAAATCAGCTTCATGATGCTAAAAAAAGCGGCGATCGGCCACGTAAGAGAATCGATCGTCCGTCTGCTCCAATCCATAATTAGTGGAACCACAGAAGAGGTGGTTCTCTCTTTGGGCCATGTCCTGAACATTGGCTCATCGTCTGGCACAGACATGGCGCTAGGGCTGCTCAGTGGATTGGAACTCCAAATAGAAGCGGGAGGTAACGTATGTCTATCAAAGTCGTGA
- a CDS encoding class I SAM-dependent methyltransferase, protein MEEPYYWNRQIAYLHKSASLYYNDDYLKFLVDTVWKIDRPVHMIDFGCGFGHLGLRLLPFLKEGSTYTGIDAGTKLIDHARHLFKNLPYEVEFVVGDFLSLPINKKYDLAVCHAVLLHMAEPMRMLRKMVDSVKTGGKVIAFEPHWNGNMASHHFQGIDQSRIIPLGLLQELFERDAKRYGKDGNIGLKLPLYFNRIGLSDVQCRVSDKVNILDPEVDREIAAQLYEAITFTDPGDIEPFIQCLIERGMLPEEAHRQYEAEKLLSTAFTPSVAATYAAGMKITFGNVVEQIQLDQQNIQTALDLP, encoded by the coding sequence GTGGAGGAGCCATATTATTGGAATCGTCAAATCGCGTATTTGCACAAGTCGGCCAGTCTTTACTACAACGACGATTATCTAAAGTTTCTCGTCGATACGGTATGGAAGATCGATAGGCCTGTTCATATGATCGATTTTGGCTGTGGGTTTGGTCATTTGGGGCTTCGGCTACTCCCCTTTCTAAAAGAGGGATCGACGTATACCGGGATCGACGCTGGCACAAAGCTGATTGATCATGCTCGGCATTTATTTAAAAATTTGCCCTACGAAGTTGAATTTGTGGTTGGTGATTTCCTCTCCCTCCCCATCAATAAGAAGTATGACCTGGCGGTTTGCCATGCAGTGCTGCTTCATATGGCTGAGCCGATGCGAATGCTCAGGAAAATGGTTGACAGTGTTAAGACTGGTGGGAAAGTAATCGCGTTTGAACCTCACTGGAATGGCAATATGGCCAGCCACCATTTCCAAGGAATTGATCAGTCCAGAATCATTCCCCTTGGGCTTTTGCAAGAGTTATTTGAACGAGATGCCAAACGATACGGTAAGGATGGCAACATCGGCTTAAAACTTCCTCTGTACTTCAATCGCATTGGACTCAGTGACGTTCAGTGCCGGGTCAGTGATAAGGTGAACATCCTAGATCCTGAGGTGGATCGCGAAATTGCCGCACAGCTATACGAAGCGATTACATTTACTGACCCTGGAGACATCGAGCCCTTCATTCAATGCCTGATCGAACGTGGGATGCTGCCGGAAGAAGCACACCGGCAATACGAGGCTGAAAAGCTGCTATCAACTGCGTTTACTCCTTCTGTTGCGGCGACTTATGCGGCAGGCATGAAAATCACTTTTGGGAATGTCGTCGAACAGATCCAGCTGGATCAACAAAATATCCAGACAGCACTGGACTTACCATAG
- the fdrA gene encoding acyl-CoA synthetase FdrA — MSIKVVIKKSTYFDSVSLMSLSTKANQIAGVEQAVIAMGTEMNKEVLRNVGLLTPELEEAKSSDLMIVVKAETDELCENAFTGIEELFTKKGETKGASEIKYATIDSAAKSIPEANLAIISVNGAFAAREARKALENDLHVMLFSDNVSIEDEIALKQFAHEKGLLLMGPDCGTAIIGNVALCFGNAVRKGNIGIVAASGTGSQEVSVRIHDFGGGITQLIGTGGRDLSEQVGGIMMLDGIKALDEDEATKVIVLISKPPAPSVEEKVLAQVKQCKKPVVVYFIGGKEEAVLAAGGHFAKTSKEAALKAVVLAGANEDEINKRALNWPLIEEVRAKLTAEQKYVRGLFCGGTLCDEAMYIAMETFEDVYSNIQKNPDYKLKNLHVSQAHTFLDMGDDDFTNGKPHPMIDPSTRIARFLEEAKDPSVGVILMDFILGFGSHEDPVGVMLPAIIEAKKQAEKDGRHLEILGYVMGTDLDSPKLEDQVGKLMAAGVTIASSSTNAGLLAREFVGKGA; from the coding sequence ATGTCTATCAAAGTCGTGATCAAGAAAAGCACCTATTTTGATTCGGTTTCGTTGATGTCTCTATCGACCAAGGCGAACCAGATCGCAGGTGTGGAACAGGCGGTTATCGCCATGGGTACGGAAATGAACAAGGAAGTGCTGCGCAACGTCGGGCTTTTGACGCCCGAATTGGAAGAGGCGAAAAGCAGTGACCTGATGATCGTCGTCAAAGCAGAGACAGACGAGCTTTGCGAGAATGCATTCACAGGCATCGAGGAGCTGTTCACGAAAAAGGGCGAAACCAAAGGGGCGAGCGAGATCAAGTACGCCACCATTGATTCCGCGGCAAAAAGTATCCCCGAGGCGAATCTGGCGATCATTTCCGTCAACGGTGCATTCGCAGCGAGAGAAGCCCGGAAGGCACTGGAGAACGACTTGCACGTCATGTTGTTCAGCGACAATGTCAGCATCGAAGACGAGATCGCTTTGAAGCAATTCGCACACGAAAAAGGCTTGCTGTTGATGGGACCTGACTGCGGGACCGCGATTATCGGAAATGTAGCTCTGTGCTTTGGCAACGCTGTACGCAAAGGAAACATCGGTATCGTGGCAGCATCCGGAACGGGCAGCCAGGAGGTCAGCGTTCGCATTCACGATTTTGGTGGCGGTATTACGCAGCTCATTGGTACCGGTGGGCGTGATTTGAGCGAGCAGGTGGGCGGCATCATGATGCTGGATGGCATCAAGGCATTGGACGAGGATGAGGCGACGAAAGTCATCGTGCTCATTTCCAAGCCACCTGCACCAAGCGTGGAAGAAAAAGTGCTGGCACAAGTGAAACAATGCAAAAAACCGGTTGTTGTTTATTTCATTGGTGGTAAAGAAGAAGCGGTACTTGCAGCAGGCGGGCATTTTGCCAAAACCTCGAAAGAAGCTGCGCTCAAAGCCGTTGTTCTGGCAGGAGCCAACGAAGACGAAATCAACAAACGTGCATTGAACTGGCCGCTGATCGAAGAAGTGCGTGCCAAATTGACAGCGGAGCAAAAATACGTTCGCGGACTGTTCTGCGGCGGTACCTTGTGTGATGAAGCGATGTACATCGCAATGGAAACGTTTGAAGACGTATACAGCAACATTCAGAAGAATCCGGATTACAAGCTGAAAAACCTGCATGTGAGCCAAGCCCACACCTTCCTGGATATGGGTGACGACGATTTCACGAACGGCAAGCCGCATCCGATGATCGATCCATCCACGCGCATCGCTAGATTCTTGGAGGAAGCAAAAGATCCATCTGTGGGTGTCATCCTCATGGACTTTATCCTGGGCTTCGGTTCCCACGAAGATCCAGTAGGTGTCATGCTGCCGGCGATTATCGAGGCGAAAAAGCAGGCAGAAAAAGACGGGAGACATCTGGAAATATTGGGCTATGTAATGGGTACAGATCTGGATTCGCCGAAGCTGGAAGATCAGGTGGGCAAGCTGATGGCCGCTGGAGTGACGATTGCCAGCAGCAGTACCAATGCAGGTCTTTTGGCCAGAGAATTTGTTGGGAAAGGGGCGTAA
- a CDS encoding nucleoside deaminase — translation MDYMKLAVEKTIEGMDNNIGGPFGAAIVRGDEIIVVCSNRMIADNDPTQHAEMVAIREACKKLGTMNLEGCVIYATCEPCPMCVGAIMWAGIKEVYYCSTNDDAHEHGFSDKHLRDYLSGKDKSALNMIKVEKRADCDHLFTHFHKKANV, via the coding sequence ATGGATTACATGAAGCTGGCAGTAGAAAAAACGATCGAAGGCATGGATAACAACATCGGAGGTCCATTCGGCGCAGCTATCGTCAGAGGCGACGAGATTATTGTCGTCTGCAGCAACCGGATGATCGCCGATAACGATCCGACTCAGCACGCAGAAATGGTGGCAATCCGTGAAGCCTGCAAAAAGCTAGGGACTATGAATCTGGAAGGCTGCGTCATTTACGCCACATGCGAGCCTTGCCCCATGTGCGTGGGCGCCATCATGTGGGCAGGAATCAAGGAAGTGTACTACTGCTCGACGAACGACGATGCTCATGAGCACGGCTTTTCCGACAAGCATCTCCGCGATTATTTGTCGGGCAAAGACAAGAGCGCGCTGAACATGATCAAGGTAGAGAAGCGTGCCGACTGCGATCACTTATTCACGCATTTTCATAAAAAAGCCAACGTGTAA
- a CDS encoding SulP family inorganic anion transporter: protein MDNVRGLLWKKGDWAAYFGLLANNLTNLLTMIALLLFVVGFPKEIVYGRVVPAFGLGICLASICYFVFGYYLAKKTGRRDVTALPSGPSAPSIFTVTFLVILPVYLQTKNAEFAFQIALVWCFFEAMILVVGSFLGDTIRRMIPRTVLLSCLSGLGLLLLAMNPMLQSFETPLVAFAVLIIIFLNWFGKSPLFAKIPTGFLLLATGTALAWIFGLQDPAAIAAAMQSFGFNPPSVHIDSLIQGIPHALPYLASAVPLGLANYIFDLENIESAHAAGDEYNTRKVMLANGISSIIGCFCGNPYPVTVYVGHAGWKSLGAGIGYTVATGLSMFIISLFGLGAFLLAVIPVAAIVPILVYIGIVTANQVVRETPKIEVPVIFICLFPWIANWALTMANNILSAAGTTSKAVGAAAMANKGVYYNGLVHLGNGAPLSSMVWGCIAIFAITDKPLRAAIAGATASLLSLFGIIHAPTVGFAQASSMQFVYAYLMIAAIFVGKYMIDRNAPKVQLQESNVKA, encoded by the coding sequence ATGGATAACGTACGAGGATTGCTTTGGAAAAAAGGCGACTGGGCCGCTTATTTTGGTCTACTCGCCAACAACCTGACCAATCTGTTGACGATGATTGCCCTACTGTTATTCGTCGTAGGCTTTCCGAAAGAAATCGTGTATGGGCGAGTCGTCCCTGCGTTTGGACTAGGAATATGCTTGGCCAGTATCTGCTATTTCGTGTTTGGTTATTATTTGGCAAAGAAAACGGGGCGAAGAGATGTAACGGCTCTGCCATCTGGGCCAAGCGCGCCCTCGATCTTTACCGTGACCTTTTTGGTCATTTTGCCAGTGTATTTGCAGACGAAAAACGCAGAATTTGCTTTCCAGATCGCACTCGTCTGGTGCTTTTTTGAAGCAATGATTCTCGTCGTCGGTTCGTTTTTGGGTGACACCATCCGTCGAATGATCCCGAGAACCGTTCTGTTGTCGTGTCTGTCAGGTCTAGGTCTGTTGCTTCTGGCCATGAACCCGATGCTGCAATCGTTTGAGACACCACTCGTGGCATTTGCTGTCCTCATCATCATTTTCCTCAACTGGTTTGGAAAATCACCTTTGTTTGCAAAGATTCCAACAGGCTTTCTCTTGCTCGCCACCGGAACCGCCCTGGCGTGGATCTTCGGCTTACAAGATCCGGCGGCGATCGCAGCCGCTATGCAGTCGTTTGGCTTTAACCCACCTTCCGTGCACATCGACAGCTTGATCCAAGGAATCCCGCATGCCCTTCCTTATTTGGCATCTGCCGTTCCGCTTGGCCTCGCGAATTACATCTTTGACCTGGAAAACATCGAGAGTGCACATGCCGCTGGTGATGAATACAATACGCGCAAAGTCATGCTGGCCAATGGAATCTCCTCGATTATCGGATGCTTTTGCGGCAATCCGTATCCCGTTACGGTGTATGTCGGTCACGCAGGATGGAAGTCACTTGGGGCTGGTATTGGTTACACTGTAGCAACGGGCTTGTCGATGTTTATCATTTCACTCTTTGGACTCGGCGCCTTTTTGCTGGCAGTCATTCCGGTAGCAGCGATTGTTCCCATCCTGGTTTACATCGGGATTGTGACAGCCAATCAAGTCGTTCGAGAGACTCCTAAGATAGAGGTGCCTGTCATCTTCATCTGCCTGTTCCCATGGATCGCCAACTGGGCGTTGACCATGGCAAATAACATACTCTCTGCGGCTGGAACGACGAGTAAGGCGGTGGGGGCTGCCGCTATGGCCAACAAGGGCGTTTATTACAACGGTCTCGTCCATTTAGGAAATGGCGCACCACTCAGCAGTATGGTGTGGGGCTGCATCGCGATATTTGCCATCACGGATAAGCCTTTGCGTGCCGCCATCGCAGGCGCGACAGCTTCCCTCCTCTCGCTCTTTGGGATCATCCACGCTCCGACCGTTGGCTTCGCGCAAGCTTCGTCCATGCAGTTCGTTTACGCGTATCTCATGATTGCCGCGATCTTCGTGGGGAAATACATGATTGATCGCAATGCGCCAAAAGTGCAGTTGCAGGAGTCGAATGTAAAAGCATAG